In Pasteurella multocida subsp. multocida OH4807, a genomic segment contains:
- a CDS encoding malate dehydrogenase (COG0039 Malate/lactate dehydrogenases) — MKVAVLGAAGGIGQALALLLKLQLPAGSELSLYDIAPVTPGVAADVSHIPTAVNVKGFAGEDPTPALQGADVVLISAGVARKPGMDRSDLFNINAGIVRNLIEKVAAVCPKACVGIITNPVNTTVAIAAEVLKKAGVYDKRKLFGVTTLDIIRSETFVSELKNLDPTHTTVPVIGGHSGVTILPLLSQVQYAEWKAEEIAPLTKRIQNAGTEVVEAKAGGGSATLSMAQAAARFALSLVKGLQGENVVECTYVEGCGKYARFFAQPVRLGKEGVEEILPIGPLSAFEQQALDSMLDTLRADIELGEKFVNQ, encoded by the coding sequence ATGAAAGTTGCAGTTCTAGGTGCCGCAGGCGGTATTGGTCAAGCGTTAGCATTATTATTAAAATTACAATTACCCGCAGGTTCAGAGTTATCACTCTACGACATCGCGCCAGTTACACCAGGTGTTGCTGCGGATGTTAGCCATATTCCAACCGCAGTAAACGTGAAAGGTTTTGCAGGTGAAGATCCAACACCCGCATTACAAGGGGCGGATGTGGTATTAATTTCTGCTGGCGTGGCACGTAAACCGGGTATGGATCGTTCAGACTTATTTAATATTAATGCAGGTATTGTTCGTAACTTAATTGAAAAAGTGGCAGCAGTATGCCCGAAAGCATGCGTGGGAATTATTACTAACCCAGTTAATACCACAGTTGCGATTGCTGCGGAAGTATTGAAAAAAGCAGGAGTTTACGATAAACGTAAACTATTTGGTGTAACAACACTTGATATTATTCGTTCAGAAACGTTTGTCTCTGAATTGAAAAATTTAGATCCGACACATACAACTGTACCTGTAATTGGTGGTCATTCAGGAGTGACAATTTTACCTTTACTTTCTCAAGTTCAATATGCTGAATGGAAAGCAGAAGAGATTGCACCGTTAACAAAACGTATCCAAAATGCAGGTACGGAAGTAGTTGAAGCAAAAGCTGGTGGTGGATCTGCAACTTTATCTATGGCGCAAGCTGCGGCACGTTTTGCACTTTCTTTAGTGAAAGGGTTACAAGGTGAGAATGTCGTAGAGTGTACCTATGTGGAAGGATGTGGTAAATACGCGCGCTTCTTTGCACAACCAGTTCGTTTGGGTAAAGAAGGGGTCGAAGAGATTTTACCAATTGGTCCATTAAGTGCATTTGAACAACAAGCATTAGATTCAATGTTAGACACATTACGTGCAGACATTGAGTTAGGTGAGAAATTTGTAAATCAATAA
- the argS gene encoding arginyl-tRNA ligase (COG0018 Arginyl-tRNA synthetase) yields MNIQSILSHKITQAMISAGADSQCDALVRQSSKAQFGDYQANGIMAAAKKAGMNPRDFAQHVIQHLDLSAIADHIEIAGPGFINIFLNKNWLAKQIDAAFSDKKLGVTAEEQQTVVADYSSPNVAKEMHVGHLRSTIIGDAVVRTLEFLGNHVIRANHVGDWGTQFGMLIAYLEKMENEQASEMELSDLEAFYRAAKEHYDADPAFAEKARHYVVKLQSGDEYCRVMWKKLVDITMQQNQKNYERLNVTLTEKDVMGESLYNPMLPSIVEDLKKQGLAVEDEGAWVVYLDEFKNKDGESMGVIVQKKDGGFLYTTTDIAAAKYRYETLKADRALVFSDTRQSQHMQQAWLITRKAGYVPDHFQLEHKNFGMMLGKDGKPFKTRTGGTVKLADLLDEAIERASQLIEEKSSALSAEEKRAVIEAVAIGSVKYADLSKNRTTDYVFDWDNMLSFEGNTAPYMQYAYTRIRSIFNRSQLTEHDLKAVNVAIIDEKEHALAVKLLQFEEAIHVVAKEGTPHVLCSYLYELAGIFSSFYEHCPILNNEDEQVKLSRLKLALLTANTLKQGLALLGIKTVEKM; encoded by the coding sequence GTGAATATTCAATCTATTCTCTCTCACAAGATAACACAAGCCATGATCTCTGCAGGTGCTGACTCACAATGTGATGCCCTTGTACGTCAATCAAGTAAAGCCCAATTTGGTGATTATCAAGCAAACGGTATCATGGCAGCCGCCAAAAAAGCAGGAATGAATCCCCGAGACTTTGCTCAGCATGTTATTCAACATCTTGATTTAAGTGCTATTGCTGATCATATAGAAATTGCAGGACCTGGATTTATTAATATTTTCTTAAATAAAAATTGGTTAGCTAAACAGATTGATGCCGCTTTTAGTGATAAAAAATTAGGGGTAACAGCAGAAGAGCAACAAACCGTCGTAGCCGACTACTCTTCACCTAACGTTGCCAAAGAAATGCACGTAGGACACTTGCGCTCGACAATTATTGGCGATGCGGTGGTGCGTACCCTCGAATTTTTAGGTAATCATGTCATTCGAGCTAACCATGTAGGTGATTGGGGCACACAATTTGGCATGCTGATTGCCTATCTTGAAAAAATGGAAAATGAACAGGCTTCAGAAATGGAGTTAAGTGATTTAGAGGCTTTTTATCGTGCGGCGAAAGAACACTATGACGCTGATCCAGCGTTTGCAGAAAAAGCCCGTCACTACGTAGTGAAACTCCAAAGTGGAGATGAATATTGTCGCGTAATGTGGAAAAAACTTGTAGATATCACGATGCAACAAAATCAGAAAAATTACGAACGACTCAATGTGACACTTACCGAAAAAGATGTCATGGGGGAAAGTTTATATAATCCTATGTTACCAAGTATCGTAGAAGACCTGAAAAAGCAAGGTTTAGCCGTTGAAGATGAAGGCGCGTGGGTTGTTTATCTTGATGAATTTAAGAACAAAGATGGCGAATCAATGGGGGTAATCGTTCAGAAAAAAGATGGCGGTTTCTTATACACCACAACGGATATTGCGGCAGCCAAATACCGTTATGAAACGTTAAAAGCAGATCGTGCTTTGGTCTTTTCTGATACACGACAAAGTCAACACATGCAACAAGCTTGGCTAATTACACGTAAGGCAGGTTATGTACCCGATCATTTCCAACTTGAGCATAAAAATTTTGGCATGATGTTAGGTAAAGATGGAAAACCGTTTAAAACCCGTACAGGTGGAACAGTTAAACTCGCCGATTTATTAGATGAAGCGATAGAGCGTGCTAGTCAGTTAATTGAAGAAAAAAGTAGTGCACTCTCTGCAGAAGAGAAAAGGGCGGTCATTGAGGCTGTAGCAATTGGTTCGGTTAAGTATGCTGACTTATCGAAAAACCGTACAACCGATTATGTCTTTGATTGGGATAATATGTTGAGTTTTGAAGGAAATACGGCGCCATATATGCAATACGCTTATACCCGTATTCGTTCAATCTTTAATCGTAGCCAACTCACAGAACATGATTTAAAAGCGGTTAATGTCGCGATTATTGACGAAAAAGAGCATGCTTTAGCAGTAAAATTATTACAATTTGAAGAGGCAATTCACGTTGTTGCCAAAGAAGGAACACCACATGTTTTGTGTAGCTACTTATACGAACTCGCGGGAATCTTCTCTTCATTCTATGAACATTGTCCAATCTTAAATAATGAAGATGAACAAGTAAAACTAAGCCGTTTGAAACTCGCCTTACTGACCGCTAACACCTTAAAACAAGGTTTGGCGCTATTAGGTATTAAAACGGTCGAAAAAATGTAA
- a CDS encoding glycogen phosphorylase (COG0058 Glucan phosphorylase), whose product MIMDNFDSPFLYNRPEITVESLKKTIVSKLIFLIGRSPKEASQRDWLNATLYAVRDFVTEGWITTARQARSEETRRVYYLSMEFLIGRTLSNAMLAEGVYDVAKQALSELNVNLEDVLEKEVDPGLGNGGLGRLAACFMDSIATLALPGVGYGIRYEYGMFKQEIEDGHQVEKPDAWLDKGAPWEFIRPSKRHTVRFGGGIHFEGKKCIWTSKEEVVALAYDQMIPGYANDSAATLRLWGAYAGDRFDLADFNKGDYFAAVQDRMLSKNISRVLYPDDSTSSGRELRLRQEYFLVSASLQDIIYRHKRIHHTMENFADKVAIHLNDTHPALAIPELMVILIDEEGFEWKKAWDITRRVFSYTCHTLMSEALETWPVEMMAHILPRHLQMIFEINDYFLEYVRTYVTTDAEFIRRVSLIEEGDHRKVRMGWLSVVGSNKVNGVAAIHSDLMVTSTFADFARIYPERFTNVTNGITPRRWIGVANPELSALFDKYIGKEWRRDLSQLTLLKDKVQDPALKQSVAQIKYNNKVKLATYIKNELGIEVNPNALFDVQVKRIHEYKRQILNVLHIIARYNAMIENPEKNWVPRVFILAGKAASAYYAAKQTINLINDVANIINNDERLQGRLKLVFIPNYSVSLAELIIPAADISEQISLAGTEASGTSNMKFALNGALTIGTLDGANVEILDNVGEDHIFIFGNTVEQVETLRRNGYRPFDYYQRDEELRKVVDQIISGRFSPEDSNRYHQLLQSLQYHDYYQAFADFRSYVDMQQQVDKKYQDQAAWIDSTLQNIVNMSYFSSDRTILEYAEKIWKIEPIK is encoded by the coding sequence ATGATCATGGATAACTTTGACTCTCCGTTTTTATATAATCGTCCAGAAATTACGGTAGAGTCCTTGAAAAAAACCATTGTATCGAAACTTATCTTTTTAATTGGTCGCTCACCAAAAGAGGCAAGTCAGCGTGATTGGCTTAATGCGACTTTATATGCAGTGCGTGATTTTGTGACAGAAGGTTGGATTACGACAGCGCGCCAAGCACGAAGTGAAGAAACGCGTCGAGTTTATTATTTATCAATGGAGTTCTTGATTGGGCGGACATTGTCTAATGCGATGCTTGCTGAAGGTGTATACGATGTTGCAAAACAGGCATTATCTGAACTGAATGTGAATTTAGAGGATGTACTCGAAAAAGAAGTTGACCCAGGTTTAGGGAATGGTGGTTTAGGTCGCTTGGCAGCTTGTTTTATGGATTCTATTGCGACGTTAGCATTACCTGGCGTAGGTTACGGTATCCGTTATGAATACGGTATGTTTAAACAAGAAATCGAAGACGGTCACCAAGTCGAAAAACCAGATGCATGGTTAGATAAAGGCGCACCATGGGAATTTATTCGCCCTTCTAAACGTCATACCGTTCGTTTCGGTGGTGGTATCCATTTTGAAGGGAAAAAATGTATTTGGACCAGTAAAGAAGAAGTTGTCGCGTTAGCCTATGACCAAATGATTCCAGGTTATGCAAATGATTCTGCGGCAACACTTCGTTTATGGGGTGCCTATGCTGGCGACCGTTTTGATTTAGCGGATTTCAATAAAGGGGATTACTTTGCTGCAGTGCAAGATCGTATGTTAAGCAAAAATATTTCCCGTGTACTGTATCCAGATGATTCTACGTCAAGTGGGCGTGAGCTACGTTTGCGTCAAGAGTATTTCTTAGTCTCTGCTTCATTACAAGATATTATTTATCGCCATAAACGTATTCATCACACGATGGAAAACTTTGCGGACAAAGTGGCAATTCATTTGAACGACACACACCCCGCATTAGCCATTCCAGAATTAATGGTGATTCTCATTGATGAAGAAGGGTTTGAGTGGAAAAAAGCGTGGGATATTACCCGTCGCGTCTTTTCCTATACCTGCCATACGCTCATGTCTGAAGCCTTAGAAACCTGGCCAGTAGAAATGATGGCACATATTTTACCGCGACACTTACAAATGATCTTTGAAATCAATGATTATTTCTTAGAATATGTCCGCACTTATGTGACAACCGATGCTGAGTTTATCCGTCGTGTTTCTTTAATTGAAGAAGGGGATCACCGTAAAGTCCGTATGGGATGGTTATCGGTCGTTGGTTCAAACAAAGTCAATGGCGTGGCTGCAATACATTCTGATTTGATGGTAACTTCAACTTTCGCTGATTTTGCACGTATTTACCCAGAGCGTTTCACTAACGTAACAAATGGGATTACACCGCGTCGTTGGATTGGTGTTGCAAACCCAGAATTATCAGCATTATTTGACAAATATATCGGTAAAGAATGGCGTCGTGATTTAAGTCAATTAACCTTGTTAAAAGATAAAGTACAGGATCCTGCGTTGAAACAATCTGTCGCGCAAATTAAGTACAATAATAAGGTGAAATTAGCGACTTACATCAAAAATGAATTAGGAATCGAGGTGAATCCAAACGCATTATTTGATGTACAAGTCAAACGTATTCATGAATATAAACGTCAAATCTTGAATGTGTTGCATATTATTGCACGTTATAATGCGATGATTGAAAATCCTGAGAAAAATTGGGTGCCACGTGTATTCATTTTAGCGGGTAAAGCGGCTTCAGCTTATTATGCGGCAAAACAAACGATCAACTTGATTAATGATGTGGCAAATATTATTAATAATGATGAGCGTTTACAAGGTCGCTTAAAGTTGGTGTTTATTCCTAACTACAGTGTGAGTTTAGCAGAGTTAATTATTCCAGCTGCCGATATTTCAGAACAAATTTCATTAGCGGGTACGGAAGCATCGGGTACCAGTAACATGAAATTTGCGTTAAATGGCGCATTAACGATTGGTACACTGGATGGGGCAAACGTTGAGATTTTAGATAATGTGGGCGAAGATCACATCTTTATCTTTGGTAATACCGTAGAACAAGTCGAAACGTTACGTCGTAACGGTTATCGTCCATTCGATTATTATCAGCGTGATGAAGAGTTACGTAAGGTTGTGGATCAAATTATCTCTGGTCGTTTTTCTCCAGAAGATTCAAACCGTTACCATCAATTATTACAATCATTACAATATCATGATTATTATCAGGCATTTGCTGATTTCCGCAGCTATGTTGATATGCAACAGCAAGTGGATAAAAAATATCAAGATCAAGCGGCTTGGATTGATAGTACGTTACAAAACATTGTCAACATGAGTTATTTCTCTTCTGACCGTACTATTCTTGAATATGCCGAGAAAATTTGGAAAATTGAACCAATTAAATAA
- a CDS encoding thiamine transporter substrate binding subunit (COG1840 ABC-type Fe3+ transport system, periplasmic component) translates to MKRCSILKQKARCLASTLLFTTPFLQAEGNLTLYCTLQYSACEEMTKRFSEKYQVNTKFVRHSTGVTLGKLKAEKNNPQADVWYGGTLEPHLQARDLGLLEAYRSPNQADILPQFQPTIAKYGDYTSFAYMLVLGLGINTEKLKTLGLQSPQCWRDLLHPALKDEVQLPDPQSSGTAYSFIATLIQLWGEEEAFTFLKQLDKNISQYVKTGLVTQNLSRGDTAVSIGFLHTFEQERIKGAPVESLSMCDGDSYALGGISIIKGARNLNNAKLFMDWILSKEGQEVDWMKQAPYQIPTNKHAQLVPNDTIPASLKLVDLDFERFGASQEAKRIIDRWLKEVRLSP, encoded by the coding sequence ATGAAACGATGTAGTATCTTAAAACAAAAGGCACGTTGCCTAGCCAGTACTTTGTTATTTACCACTCCTTTTCTCCAAGCAGAAGGTAACTTAACCCTCTATTGCACATTACAATATAGTGCGTGTGAAGAAATGACAAAGCGATTCTCTGAAAAATATCAAGTCAATACTAAATTTGTTCGTCACAGTACGGGCGTCACGCTCGGTAAACTGAAAGCTGAAAAAAATAATCCTCAAGCCGATGTTTGGTACGGTGGCACCTTAGAACCCCATCTTCAAGCAAGAGATCTCGGCTTATTAGAAGCCTATCGCTCACCGAATCAAGCAGACATTCTCCCTCAATTCCAACCAACTATTGCTAAATACGGTGACTATACATCCTTTGCTTATATGCTTGTGCTGGGACTTGGCATCAATACTGAAAAATTAAAAACATTGGGGCTGCAATCCCCCCAATGTTGGCGTGATTTACTACATCCAGCCCTAAAAGATGAAGTGCAATTACCCGACCCACAAAGTTCAGGCACAGCTTACAGCTTTATTGCAACGCTGATTCAACTATGGGGAGAAGAAGAAGCATTTACTTTTTTAAAGCAATTGGATAAAAATATTTCTCAATATGTCAAAACGGGATTAGTGACACAAAACTTATCACGTGGAGATACTGCGGTGAGTATTGGCTTCTTACATACATTCGAACAAGAAAGAATCAAAGGTGCGCCCGTAGAATCCTTATCAATGTGTGATGGTGATAGCTATGCGTTGGGTGGAATAAGCATTATTAAAGGTGCACGGAATCTAAACAATGCCAAGTTATTCATGGACTGGATACTCAGTAAAGAAGGACAAGAAGTAGACTGGATGAAACAAGCGCCTTATCAAATTCCAACAAATAAGCATGCTCAACTCGTACCGAATGATACTATCCCAGCCTCACTCAAGCTTGTTGATCTTGATTTTGAACGTTTTGGTGCCAGTCAAGAAGCCAAACGGATTATTGATCGCTGGTTAAAAGAAGTACGCCTATCGCCATAG
- a CDS encoding outer membrane lipoprotein (COG3133 Outer membrane lipoprotein), whose protein sequence is MKKITLALAILMSLGLAGCANTDIYSGNVYEGNQSKEVRSISYGTIVSSRPVKIQADNQGVLGSVGGGVLGGIAGSGIGGGTGQMIATTVGAIAGAVIGSKVEEKATQVDSLELVIKKDNGQEIVVVQKYDASLMPGARVRIVGGSKVNVSVIR, encoded by the coding sequence ATGAAAAAAATTACATTAGCATTAGCTATTTTAATGAGTTTAGGTTTAGCAGGTTGTGCCAATACTGACATTTATAGTGGTAATGTTTATGAAGGCAATCAATCAAAAGAAGTGCGTTCAATTAGTTACGGAACAATCGTTTCAAGTCGTCCTGTGAAAATTCAAGCGGATAACCAAGGCGTCTTAGGTTCAGTCGGCGGTGGCGTACTGGGTGGTATTGCAGGTTCTGGAATCGGTGGCGGCACAGGGCAAATGATCGCAACAACTGTCGGTGCGATTGCGGGTGCGGTGATTGGTAGCAAAGTTGAAGAAAAAGCAACTCAAGTGGATTCACTAGAACTGGTTATCAAAAAAGATAATGGTCAGGAAATCGTCGTTGTACAAAAATATGATGCGAGTTTAATGCCTGGTGCACGCGTGCGTATCGTAGGTGGTTCAAAAGTGAATGTCTCTGTAATTAGATAA
- a CDS encoding hypothetical protein (COG3102 Uncharacterized protein conserved in bacteria), with protein MINFKQNNVLLNNETALVQTFLSFEEKIQQLAQAMNLTLNEYEIDHIALRANTKALAKYWLTHFLKCGTILSNNIVNGRMIYLIKLNQPLCLAGQRIDVIELPFPKDKIYSVEGWEHIEVVIPFLQHETTEEWVKRINLLFLRNQLTTLAVKVSEPKVEGEQLPNPSIAVSFADNRDNHTCIKIHPYNIKQVIEV; from the coding sequence ATGATAAATTTTAAGCAAAACAACGTCCTTTTAAATAATGAAACCGCGCTTGTACAAACATTTTTATCTTTTGAAGAAAAAATACAGCAATTAGCTCAAGCGATGAATTTAACGTTAAATGAGTATGAAATTGATCACATCGCCTTGCGTGCTAACACAAAGGCGTTAGCAAAATATTGGCTGACACATTTCTTAAAGTGCGGTACAATTTTGAGCAATAATATCGTCAATGGACGGATGATTTATTTAATCAAATTAAATCAGCCCTTGTGTTTAGCAGGGCAACGCATTGACGTGATAGAATTACCTTTTCCAAAAGATAAAATTTATTCTGTTGAAGGATGGGAACATATTGAAGTGGTGATACCTTTTCTACAACATGAGACAACAGAAGAATGGGTAAAAAGGATTAATCTTTTGTTTTTGCGGAACCAATTAACGACATTAGCAGTCAAAGTGAGCGAACCGAAAGTGGAAGGGGAGCAGTTACCTAACCCATCTATTGCCGTCAGCTTTGCAGATAATCGAGATAATCATACCTGCATTAAGATTCATCCTTATAATATCAAGCAAGTTATTGAGGTTTAG
- a CDS encoding DNA-binding transcriptional repressor PurR (COG1609 Transcriptional regulators) — protein MATIKDVAKMAGVSTTTVSHVINKTRFVAAETEKLVLQAIQELNYSPSAVARSLKVNTTKSIGMIVTSSEAPYFAEVIHAVEEHCYRQGYSLFLCNTQNNVEKIKNHLEMLIKKRVDGILVMCAEYTQDSLDLLANFTSLPMVVMDWGPNNEHTDIIQDHSFEGGYIATKYLIDNGHQNIGIIAGELTKTTAKTRYEGFIKAMNDAKLTINPDWVMEGFFEPEDGYECMNKILAQPTRPSAVFCCNDVMALGAISAIGEKGLRVPEDISIIGYDNIHASRFYSPPLTTIHQSKSRLGARAVTLLFERINEKSDQREVIEMHPELVIRKSVKSLL, from the coding sequence ATGGCAACAATCAAAGATGTCGCAAAAATGGCGGGGGTATCAACAACTACTGTCTCACATGTTATTAATAAAACTCGCTTTGTTGCAGCAGAAACGGAAAAACTGGTTTTACAGGCTATTCAAGAATTAAATTACTCACCCAGTGCAGTTGCTCGCAGTTTGAAAGTCAATACCACAAAATCAATCGGCATGATTGTGACAAGCAGTGAAGCGCCCTATTTTGCTGAAGTGATTCATGCCGTTGAAGAACATTGTTATCGCCAGGGCTACTCGCTCTTTTTATGTAACACACAAAATAATGTCGAAAAAATCAAAAATCATCTTGAGATGTTAATTAAAAAACGCGTTGATGGCATCCTAGTCATGTGTGCTGAATATACTCAAGACTCTCTTGATTTATTAGCCAATTTTACCTCATTACCGATGGTTGTCATGGATTGGGGACCCAATAATGAACATACGGATATTATCCAAGATCATAGTTTCGAAGGCGGTTACATTGCCACGAAATATTTAATTGATAACGGACACCAAAACATCGGTATTATTGCTGGTGAACTCACTAAAACGACCGCTAAAACACGCTATGAAGGGTTTATTAAAGCCATGAACGACGCGAAGTTAACGATCAATCCAGATTGGGTCATGGAAGGTTTTTTTGAGCCTGAAGATGGTTATGAGTGCATGAATAAAATTTTAGCGCAACCAACACGACCAAGTGCAGTATTTTGTTGCAATGATGTAATGGCACTTGGTGCGATTTCCGCAATCGGTGAAAAAGGATTACGTGTTCCAGAAGACATCTCTATTATTGGTTATGATAATATTCATGCGTCACGTTTTTACTCGCCGCCTTTAACCACGATCCACCAATCTAAGTCACGGTTAGGTGCAAGAGCAGTCACATTATTATTTGAACGAATCAATGAGAAATCCGATCAACGTGAAGTCATTGAAATGCATCCTGAACTAGTTATTCGTAAATCCGTCAAATCACTTCTTTAA
- a CDS encoding NAD-dependent epimerase/dehydratase (COG1090 Predicted nucleoside-diphosphate sugar epimerase), which translates to MQVLITGATGLIGSTLTLHLLQQGHQVTALARSPKQAQTQLPSTVKLITTLNQYSNLNEVDAVINLAGEPIFQHRWSKKQKHRLLHSRINLTEQITTLINQSARPPHTFISGSATGYYGDKGEEIITEKSLPSTHFPSQLCQQWEAAALKAKTRVCLLRTGIVLSNHGGALSKMLPLYRLGLGGKLGNGQQYWSWIALEDMIEGILFLLYHPTCHGAFNFVAPTPIRQAEFNATLGKLLKRPHFATVPAFVLNLLLGERAQLLLDSQKIMPQKLLAEGFQFTYPELTQALQICLK; encoded by the coding sequence ATGCAAGTCTTAATCACTGGCGCAACAGGATTAATTGGATCAACATTAACCCTCCATTTATTACAACAAGGACATCAGGTTACAGCATTAGCTCGTTCACCTAAACAAGCACAGACCCAACTCCCGAGTACTGTGAAGCTGATAACAACACTTAACCAATACTCCAACTTAAATGAGGTTGATGCCGTGATCAATCTCGCTGGCGAACCGATTTTTCAACATCGTTGGTCAAAAAAACAAAAACACCGTTTATTACATAGCCGAATCAATTTGACAGAACAAATCACTACGTTGATCAATCAGAGTGCTCGTCCACCTCACACGTTCATTTCAGGTTCAGCGACAGGATATTATGGCGATAAAGGTGAGGAAATTATTACAGAAAAGTCTCTCCCTTCCACTCATTTTCCGAGTCAACTTTGTCAACAATGGGAAGCGGCTGCATTAAAAGCGAAGACCCGTGTTTGCTTATTACGTACAGGCATAGTCCTGTCTAATCATGGTGGTGCACTGAGTAAAATGTTGCCCCTTTATCGCTTAGGCTTAGGGGGAAAACTCGGAAATGGGCAACAATATTGGAGCTGGATTGCCTTAGAGGATATGATAGAAGGCATCCTTTTTCTCCTATATCATCCAACATGCCATGGCGCATTCAATTTTGTTGCTCCCACACCGATTCGTCAGGCAGAATTTAATGCCACCTTAGGTAAGCTGCTTAAACGACCGCACTTTGCGACAGTCCCCGCATTTGTATTAAATCTCTTATTAGGCGAAAGAGCACAGCTTCTGCTTGATAGTCAAAAAATTATGCCACAAAAATTGTTAGCGGAAGGATTTCAGTTTACGTATCCAGAGCTCACTCAAGCTCTTCAGATTTGTTTAAAATAA
- a CDS encoding arginine repressor (COG1438 Arginine repressor), with protein MNNEKPDTLLNVFKDLLAQERFGSQSEIVQALQDLGFTHINQSKVSRMLTKFGAVRTRNTRMEMVYCLPNELSVPNTKSPLKNLVLDIDHNHFVVVIKTTPGAAQLIARLLDSIGKADGILGTIAGDDTIFVTPTRESNIEDLIASIRELFESSI; from the coding sequence ATGAATAACGAAAAGCCAGATACCCTGCTCAATGTGTTTAAAGATTTATTAGCTCAAGAACGTTTTGGCTCACAAAGTGAAATTGTACAAGCCCTACAAGATCTCGGTTTTACCCATATTAACCAATCTAAAGTGTCTCGAATGTTAACCAAATTTGGGGCAGTCCGCACACGTAATACACGAATGGAAATGGTGTATTGTTTACCTAATGAACTCAGTGTCCCTAATACCAAAAGCCCGCTTAAAAATTTAGTGCTGGATATCGATCATAATCATTTCGTCGTAGTGATAAAAACCACGCCTGGAGCCGCCCAACTTATTGCTCGTTTGCTCGACTCGATTGGAAAAGCAGACGGTATTTTAGGGACAATTGCTGGCGATGATACTATTTTTGTGACGCCAACCCGTGAATCCAATATCGAGGATTTAATTGCCAGTATTCGTGAGCTCTTTGAAAGTTCTATTTAA